From the Equus przewalskii isolate Varuska chromosome 19, EquPr2, whole genome shotgun sequence genome, one window contains:
- the LOC103541162 gene encoding class I histocompatibility antigen, Gogo-B*0102 alpha chain-like isoform X2 produces the protein MMPQFSFALHVRFLKKPISFTAVSCYRVCTHRPRFRFSPDSEETVRALRTLLLLLSGALALTETLAGSHSMRYFHTAVSRPGRGEPRYLEVGYVDDTQFVRFDSDAASPRMEPRAPWVQQEGPEYWEEETRRAKDLIQNFRRNLLTLRDYYNQSEAGSHAFQLTYGCEVGSHGPLLRGYWQYAYDGADYIALKEDLRSWTAADAAAQITRRKWEASLAHERFRGYLEGTCVKWLRRYLENGKEMLQRTESPKTHVTRHPISDHEVTLRCWALGFYPAEITLTWQRDGEDLTQDTELVETRPAGDGTFQKWAAVVVPSGKEQRYTCHVQHQGLPEPVTLRWKPPLESTILIVGVIAGLGLLVAVVAGAVMWRKKRSGGDSALSTDVSLADPKV, from the exons ATGATGCCCCAGTTCTCATTCGCATTGCATGTCCGGTTTCTAAAGAAGCCAATCAGCTTCACTGCGGTTTCCTGTTACAGAGTCTGCACACACAGGCCTAGATTCAGATTCTCTCCAGACTCTGAGGAAACAGTCAGGGCGCTCCGAACCCTCCTCCTACTGCTCTCGGGGGCCCTAGCCCTGACCGAGACTTTGGCGG gctccCACTCCATGAGGTATTTCCACACCGCCGTGTCCCGGCCCGGCCGCGGGGAGCCCCGGTACCTCGAAGTCGGCTACGTGGACGACACGCAGTTCGTGCGGTTCGACAGCGACGCCGCGAGTCCGAGGATGGAGCCGCGGGCGCCGTGGGTGCAGCAGGAGGGGCCGGAGTATTGGGAAGAAGAGACACGGCGCGCCAAGGACCTCATACAGAATTTTCGAAGGAACTTGCTGACCCTGAGGGACTACTACAACCAGAGCGAAGCCG gatcTCACGCTTTCCAGTTGACCTATGGCTGCGAGGTGGGATCGCACGGGCCGCTCCTCCGCGGGTACTGGCAGTACGCCTACGACGGCGCCGATTACATCGCCCTGAAAGAGGACCTGCGCTCCTGGACCGCGGCGGACGCGGCGGCTCAGATCACCCGGCGCAAGTGGGAGGCGTCCCTTGCACATGAGCGCTTCAGGGGGTACCTGGAGGGCACGTGCGTGAAGTGGCTTCGCAGATACTTGGAGAATGGAAAGGAGATGCTGCAGCGCACAG AGTCCCCAAAGACGCATGTGACCCGCCACCCCATCTCTGACCATGAGGTCACCCTgaggtgctgggccctgggcttctACCCTGCGGAGATCACCCTGACCTGGCAGCGTGATGGGGAGGACCTAACCCAGGACACGGAGCTTGTGGAGACCAGGCCTGCAGGGGACGGGACCTTCCAGAAGTGGGCGGCCGTGGTTGTGCCTTCTGGAAAGGAGCAGAGATACACGTGCCATGTGCAGCACCAGGGACTCCCTGAGCCTGTCACCCTGAGATGGA AGCCGCCTCTTGAGTCCACCATCCTCATTGTGGGAGTCATTGCTGGCCTGGGTCTCCTTGTCGCTGTGGTGGCTGGAGCTGTGATGTGGAGGAAGAAGCGCTCAG GCGGTGACAGTGCCCTGAGCACAGATGTGTCTCTCGCGGATCCTAAAG TGTGA
- the LOC103541162 gene encoding class I histocompatibility antigen, Gogo-B*0102 alpha chain-like isoform X3, which yields MMPQFSFALHVRFLKKPISFTAVSCYRVCTHRPRFRFSPDSEETVRALRTLLLLLSGALALTETLAGSHSMRYFHTAVSRPGRGEPRYLEVGYVDDTQFVRFDSDAASPRMEPRAPWVQQEGPEYWEEETRRAKDLIQNFRRNLLTLRDYYNQSEAGSHAFQLTYGCEVGSHGPLLRGYWQYAYDGADYIALKEDLRSWTAADAAAQITRRKWEASLAHERFRGYLEGTCVKWLRRYLENGKEMLQRTESPKTHVTRHPISDHEVTLRCWALGFYPAEITLTWQRDGEDLTQDTELVETRPAGDGTFQKWAAVVVPSGKEQRYTCHVQHQGLPEPVTLRWKPPLESTILIVGVIAGLGLLVAVVAGAVMWRKKRSGGKGGSYTQAAR from the exons ATGATGCCCCAGTTCTCATTCGCATTGCATGTCCGGTTTCTAAAGAAGCCAATCAGCTTCACTGCGGTTTCCTGTTACAGAGTCTGCACACACAGGCCTAGATTCAGATTCTCTCCAGACTCTGAGGAAACAGTCAGGGCGCTCCGAACCCTCCTCCTACTGCTCTCGGGGGCCCTAGCCCTGACCGAGACTTTGGCGG gctccCACTCCATGAGGTATTTCCACACCGCCGTGTCCCGGCCCGGCCGCGGGGAGCCCCGGTACCTCGAAGTCGGCTACGTGGACGACACGCAGTTCGTGCGGTTCGACAGCGACGCCGCGAGTCCGAGGATGGAGCCGCGGGCGCCGTGGGTGCAGCAGGAGGGGCCGGAGTATTGGGAAGAAGAGACACGGCGCGCCAAGGACCTCATACAGAATTTTCGAAGGAACTTGCTGACCCTGAGGGACTACTACAACCAGAGCGAAGCCG gatcTCACGCTTTCCAGTTGACCTATGGCTGCGAGGTGGGATCGCACGGGCCGCTCCTCCGCGGGTACTGGCAGTACGCCTACGACGGCGCCGATTACATCGCCCTGAAAGAGGACCTGCGCTCCTGGACCGCGGCGGACGCGGCGGCTCAGATCACCCGGCGCAAGTGGGAGGCGTCCCTTGCACATGAGCGCTTCAGGGGGTACCTGGAGGGCACGTGCGTGAAGTGGCTTCGCAGATACTTGGAGAATGGAAAGGAGATGCTGCAGCGCACAG AGTCCCCAAAGACGCATGTGACCCGCCACCCCATCTCTGACCATGAGGTCACCCTgaggtgctgggccctgggcttctACCCTGCGGAGATCACCCTGACCTGGCAGCGTGATGGGGAGGACCTAACCCAGGACACGGAGCTTGTGGAGACCAGGCCTGCAGGGGACGGGACCTTCCAGAAGTGGGCGGCCGTGGTTGTGCCTTCTGGAAAGGAGCAGAGATACACGTGCCATGTGCAGCACCAGGGACTCCCTGAGCCTGTCACCCTGAGATGGA AGCCGCCTCTTGAGTCCACCATCCTCATTGTGGGAGTCATTGCTGGCCTGGGTCTCCTTGTCGCTGTGGTGGCTGGAGCTGTGATGTGGAGGAAGAAGCGCTCAG GTGGAAAAGGAGGGAGCTACACTCAGGCTGC GCGGTGA
- the LOC103541162 gene encoding class I histocompatibility antigen, Gogo-B*0102 alpha chain-like isoform X1, translating to MMPQFSFALHVRFLKKPISFTAVSCYRVCTHRPRFRFSPDSEETVRALRTLLLLLSGALALTETLAGSHSMRYFHTAVSRPGRGEPRYLEVGYVDDTQFVRFDSDAASPRMEPRAPWVQQEGPEYWEEETRRAKDLIQNFRRNLLTLRDYYNQSEAGSHAFQLTYGCEVGSHGPLLRGYWQYAYDGADYIALKEDLRSWTAADAAAQITRRKWEASLAHERFRGYLEGTCVKWLRRYLENGKEMLQRTESPKTHVTRHPISDHEVTLRCWALGFYPAEITLTWQRDGEDLTQDTELVETRPAGDGTFQKWAAVVVPSGKEQRYTCHVQHQGLPEPVTLRWKPPLESTILIVGVIAGLGLLVAVVAGAVMWRKKRSGGDSALSTDVSLADPKGETLESLGEQLGQKEHSVRQLPCGD from the exons ATGATGCCCCAGTTCTCATTCGCATTGCATGTCCGGTTTCTAAAGAAGCCAATCAGCTTCACTGCGGTTTCCTGTTACAGAGTCTGCACACACAGGCCTAGATTCAGATTCTCTCCAGACTCTGAGGAAACAGTCAGGGCGCTCCGAACCCTCCTCCTACTGCTCTCGGGGGCCCTAGCCCTGACCGAGACTTTGGCGG gctccCACTCCATGAGGTATTTCCACACCGCCGTGTCCCGGCCCGGCCGCGGGGAGCCCCGGTACCTCGAAGTCGGCTACGTGGACGACACGCAGTTCGTGCGGTTCGACAGCGACGCCGCGAGTCCGAGGATGGAGCCGCGGGCGCCGTGGGTGCAGCAGGAGGGGCCGGAGTATTGGGAAGAAGAGACACGGCGCGCCAAGGACCTCATACAGAATTTTCGAAGGAACTTGCTGACCCTGAGGGACTACTACAACCAGAGCGAAGCCG gatcTCACGCTTTCCAGTTGACCTATGGCTGCGAGGTGGGATCGCACGGGCCGCTCCTCCGCGGGTACTGGCAGTACGCCTACGACGGCGCCGATTACATCGCCCTGAAAGAGGACCTGCGCTCCTGGACCGCGGCGGACGCGGCGGCTCAGATCACCCGGCGCAAGTGGGAGGCGTCCCTTGCACATGAGCGCTTCAGGGGGTACCTGGAGGGCACGTGCGTGAAGTGGCTTCGCAGATACTTGGAGAATGGAAAGGAGATGCTGCAGCGCACAG AGTCCCCAAAGACGCATGTGACCCGCCACCCCATCTCTGACCATGAGGTCACCCTgaggtgctgggccctgggcttctACCCTGCGGAGATCACCCTGACCTGGCAGCGTGATGGGGAGGACCTAACCCAGGACACGGAGCTTGTGGAGACCAGGCCTGCAGGGGACGGGACCTTCCAGAAGTGGGCGGCCGTGGTTGTGCCTTCTGGAAAGGAGCAGAGATACACGTGCCATGTGCAGCACCAGGGACTCCCTGAGCCTGTCACCCTGAGATGGA AGCCGCCTCTTGAGTCCACCATCCTCATTGTGGGAGTCATTGCTGGCCTGGGTCTCCTTGTCGCTGTGGTGGCTGGAGCTGTGATGTGGAGGAAGAAGCGCTCAG GCGGTGACAGTGCCCTGAGCACAGATGTGTCTCTCGCGGATCCTAAAGGTGAGACCTTGGAGAGCCTGGGAGAGCAGTTGGGGCAGAAGGAACACAG TGTGAGACAGCTGCCTTGTGGCGACTGA